A stretch of DNA from Pseudomonas sp. HN11:
CGTTCCCGCTGCAAGCCCAAGTCAAGATTGCCGACACCCGCATCGCCCTCGCGGGCACGCTGACCGATCCGCTGAACCTCGGCGCGCTCGACTTGCGCCTGAAACTCGCCGGCTCCAGTCTGGGCAATCTGTACCCGTTGACCGGCGTGACCCTGCCGGATTCGCCGCCCTATTCCACCGACGGCCACCTGATCGCCAAGCTGCACGAAGCCAGCGGCGCCTCGTTCCGCTATGAAAATTTCAACGGCAAGATCGGCAACAGCGATATCCACGGCGACCTCGCCTACGTCGCCAGCCAGCCACGACCCAAGCTCAGTGGCGCGTTGGTGTCCAACCAACTGCTGATGACCGACCTTGCACCCCTGATCGGCGCCGACTCCAACGCCAAGCAAAAGGCTCGTGGTGGCGACAGCAAACAGCCGGCGACCAAAGTGCTGCCGGTGGAGGAGTTCCGTACCGAGCGCTGGCGCGTCATGGATGCCGATGTGGAGTTCACCGGCAAGCGCATCGTGCACAGTGCCGATCTGCCGTTTACCGACCTCTACACCCATCTGGTCCTGAATGACGGCGAGCTAAGCCTCGAGCCCCTGCGTTTCGGCGTGGCCGGCGGCAAGCTGGATGCGCAGATTCGTCTGAACGGCCGCATCATGCCAATGGAAGGCCGCGCCAAACTCACGGCGCGTAACTTCAAGCTCAAGCAGCTCTTCCCGACCTTTGAACCGATGAAAACCAGCTTTGGCGAACTCAACGGCGATGCCGACATTTCCGGACGCGGCAATTCCGTGGCGGCCCTGCTGGGCACCTCCAACGGTGACCTGAAGATGCTGATCAACGACGGCGCCATCAGCCGTGGCCTGATGGAAATCGCCGGGCTCAACGTCGGCAACTACGTGGTAGGCCGCCTGTTTGGCGACAAGGAAGTGAAGATCAACTGCGCGGCGGCAGACTTCGGTATCAAGACGGGCCTGGCGACCACGCGGTTGTTTGTGTTCGATACCGAGAACGCCATCATCTACATCGATGGCACGGCGAACATGGCGACCGAGCAGTTGGACCTGACCATCACGCCGGAGTCGAAAGGCTTCCGCCTGTTTTCCTTGCGTTCACCACTGTACGTCAAGGGGCCATTCATCAAGCCCAATGCAGGTGTGAAAGCCATTCCGCTGGCACTGCGCGGTGCGGGCATGGTGGCGTTGGGTGTGATTGCCGGGCCGGCGGCCGGGTTGCTGGCATTGGTCGCGCCGAGTGGCGGTGAACCGAATGAATGTGCACCGTTGCTGCAGCAGATGAAGGAAGGCAAGGCGCCGAAAACCGTTAAAGGCTGAAACGGCAGATGAATAAAAGGGGGGAGCTGGCTAACCGGCTCCCCCTTTTGTATGTCGCAGTTACAGGCTTTCTAGAATGTCAGCCATATCGTCGGCATGCTCTTCTTCCTGAGCCAGGATTTCTTCAAACAGACGGCGGGTGGTTGGGTCTTTATCACCGATGTATTGGATGATTTCGCGGTAGCTGTCCACGGCAATCCGCTCGGCGACCAGGTCTTCGTAGACCATTTCCTTCAAGTTATTGCCCGCCACGTATTGCGCGTGGGAGTTCTTCGACAGCAGGTCCGGGTTGAACTCCGGCTCACCGCCCAACTGCACGATGCGTTCGGCGAGTTTGTCAGCGTGTTCGGCTTCTTGGGTGGCGTGTTCGAGGAACTCCTCGGCGGCGACGGACGCCTTGATGCCGCTGGCCATGAAGTAGTGGCGCTTGTAGCGCAGCACGCAGACCAACTCGGTGGCCAGGGATGCGTTGAGCAGGCGGATGATTTCTTCGCGGTCGGCGTCATAGCCTTCGGTCACTGCGCCGTTTTCGACGTTCTGACGAGCGCGATTGCGCAGGGTTGCAACGTCAGTCAAGTTTGCTTCGGTCATCTCATTCTCCTGGTGCTAATCCGGTTTTGCGCCACGCTCTGCCGGCGTGATCGCTCCAAGTTGTGAGTCCCGCGTCACGCAAAAAGTTTTATCGGATTTATGTCATCACCGCGTCGCGTGACTGGGCTAGCCTCTGGTGAGTCTTTTCTGATCAAGGACGTTCGGCCCATGCCGCAGTCGTTAGCCACGCGTTACCCACTGGTACTGGTCCCCGGGATGCTCGGGTTCGTGCGCCTCGGGTGGTTCCCCTATTGGTACGGCATCATCCCGGCGCTACAGGCGGGTGGGGCGCAGGTATTTCCCGTACAGGTGGCGCCGTTGGATTCCAGCGAAGTGCGTGGCGAGCAATTGCTGGTGCAGATCGAGCGCATCCGCCGTGAAACGGGGGCCGACAAGGTCAACCTGATCGGCCACAGCCAGGGTTCGCTCACCGCGCGGTATGCGGCAGCCAAGCGCCCGGAGTGGGTGGCGTCGGTGACGTCCGTGGCCGGGCCCAACCATGGCTCGGAGCTGGCGGACCACATTCACCTGAGTTACCCGGCGGACGGCGTGAAAGGCCGGATCATGAGCGCGCTGTTTCACCTGGTTGCCGGGGTGATGGGCATGCTGGAAACCGGCTATCGCGGGCCACGCTTCAAGATGGATTTGCAGGCCTCCCATCATTCGCTGACCAGTGCGGGCGTGGCGCTGTTCAATCAGCGCTATCCACAGGGGTTGCCGCAGACATGGGGCGGGCAGGGGGCTGAAGAGGTCAACGGCGTGCGTTATTACTCGTGGTCCGGGACGTTGCAGCCGGGCATCACCGACCGTGGGCGCAACCTGTTCGATGGGACAAACCGCAGTTGCCGCTTGTTCGCCCGCAGCTTCGTGCGCGAAAAAGGCCAGTGCGACGGCATGGTCGGCCGCTACAGCTCGCACCTGGGCTTGGTGATCGGCGATGACTACGCTCTGGACCACTTCGATATCGTCAACCAGTCCTTGGGCCTGGTGGGCAAGGGCGCCGAGCCGATCCGACTGTTTGTCGAACATGCCCGACGCTTGAAGGAGGCTGGGGTTTAACGCACCGGCGTGGTCCAGCGCTCCGACAGAATCACCCCGCCCAAGGTCAGCAAACCGCCCACCAGGTGGTACAGCGCCAATTCTTCCTTCAACACGACGGCGGCGATCAAGGCGGTGATCAACGGCAGCAGGTTGAAAAACAGCGTGGTGCGGCTCGGGCCCAAGGTTTTTACCGAATGCATCCACGCCAGTGGCGCGACCATCGAGGCCAGCAGGCACGCATACAGTACCAGCGGAATGTTCGCCCAACCCAAGCCTGCCTTCGCCGAGAACAGAAACAGCGGAAACAGCACCATCACCGCCACCAACACCTGCAAATACAGCAACACCAACGGCGGCAGACGCAACTGCCATTTTTTCAGCAAAGTGCTGTAGACCGCGTAGGCCAGGGTCGCGACCAGCATCATGCCGTCACCCCGGTTGACCCCGTGTTGCAGCAAGGCGTCGAGGCTGCCGGCGCAGACCACCACCACCACGCCGGCGAACGACAGCACTGCACCGGTGAGCGCGCCGTAGGTCAAGCGTTGGCCGAGGCTGATGATCGCCGCCGTCAGCGCCATCAACGGCATCAATGACAGGATGATGCCCATATTGGTCGCGGAGGTCAGCGACGCGGCGTAGTACGCCAGGCTCTGGTACACCGCCATACCCAGCACACCGAGGATGAACACCTTGCCCAGGTTCGGCCGGATCAGCGCCCAGTTAGCGATCACCGCCTTGATCATGAACGGCGTGAACAACAGTGCCGCCAGCAACCAGCGGTAAAAACCGATTTCTGCCGGGAACAGCGCGCCCACGGCCAGTTTGTTGACGACGGTGTTGCCGGCCCAGATGAAAATGGCCAGCAAGGGATAGGTGTATTGCATCGAAAGGAACCCAGTGTGTTGATGAGGCAGGATTATCCATTGTCTGGATCGAAGCCTATACTGCGACCCAGCCAAACCACCTCTGTATCCAGACAATATGGCCAAGCACAACGTACGCCTTCCGGATTTCACCCGGCTGCCTAGCCCGGTGTACTTTCGCTATTCGGATTTCGCTCCTGACACCGAGTGCACGCCGCACCAGCATTTCTGGGGCTCGCTGGATTACTCGGCCAGCGGTGTGATGCGCATGGAAGTGGCCGGCAACCGCTTCATGTCGCCGCCGCAATACGCGGTGTGGGTGCCGCCGCATACCGAACACAGCTCCTACAATGCCGAGGCGATCGTCTACCACTCCGTAGGGCTGGCGCCGGAACTCTGCGAGCAGTTGCCCCAGCAGCCTTGCACCCTGGCGATCAGCGATATCCTCAAGGCTATCCTCAGCGATTTCGCCCTGCGTGACGTGAACATGCCGCAGACCGACGCCGACATCCGCCTGGCCCAGGTGCTGGTAGACCAGCTCAAGCAGGCGCCGATCCACGAATGCTTTTTGCCCTACGCCCGCCACCCCGGTTTGCTCGGCGTGCTGGAAGGCATGCAGGCCGACCCTGCTGACAACCGCGCCTTGGCGCATTGGGCCGAGCAAGTCCACGTGAGCGAACGCACCCTGGCGCGCCTGTTTGTACGGGAACTGGGCATGAGCTTCGGCGAATGGCGCCAGCGCTTGCGTTACCTAGCGGCCATCGAGGCTCTCGACAGCGAGCGCAGCGTGCAACATGTGGCGTTTGACCTGGGTTACAGCACCGCGTCGGCCTTTATCGCCATGTTCCAGCGACAGGCGGGCTGCACCCCTGAGCAGTACCGGCGGACACATCTCCGTGGTCGATGAACATGTAACAAGCTTTGACTACACTGCTGGGTAGGCCGTGCCGCCCGGCACGGTAACAGGGAGAAAACTCCATGAAGATGCTGCGAATTCCGCTGTTGATGATGGGCCTGCTGCTGTGTTCCCAAGGCTTTGCTGCCACCGCCCAGCAAAATAAAATGACCACCTGCAATGCCGAAGCGACCACCAAGACGCTCAAGGGAGACGAACGCAAGGCGTTCATGAAGACCTGCCTGTCCGCCCCAGCGGCCAATGACGCCAAGACCCTGACACCGCAACAGCAGAAGATGAAGGATTGCAATGCCTCAGCGAAAACCAAGGCGCTGACTGGTGATGCGCGCAAAACATTCATGAGCACTTGCCTCAAAGGCTGATCCCACAGGTGGGAGCAGGCCGCCTGCTCCCACACTTGATCGCATTCACTTCTGACCCACTCGCTTGATTCTCTCAAGGCTGGCAGACTGCCCATCCTTTAAGGCCGTTCGTTTTGAGGCTGTATGCCAACGTTTTCTCAGCGTCACGTGATATTGCTGGCCAGCTACATCATCATTTTCGGCGGACTGCTACTGGTACTGCCGCTCAAATTGCTGCCCAGCCTGTTGGCCGGTCTGTTGGTGTTCGAGCTGGTCAATATGCTCACCCCCCAACTGCAACGGCTGATCGAAGGCCGGCGCGCGCGTTGGCTGGCGGTGGCCTTGCTCGGCACCCTGATCGTCAGCGTGCTCACCCTGATATTTGCCGGTGCCATCAGCTTCCTGCTCCACGAAGCGGAAAACCCTGGGGCCTCACTCGACAAATTCATGGGTGTGGTCGACCGCGCGCGGGGCCAGTTGCCGCCGTTTCTCGATGCCTACCTGCCCGCCAGCGCCGCCGAGTTCCGTGTCGCCATCGGCGACTGGCTGAGCAAGCACCTGAGCGAACTGCAGCTTGTGGGCAAGGATGCCGCCCACATGTTCGTCACCCTGCTGATCGGCATGGTGCTAGGCGCCATCATCGCCCTGCAACGCGTGCCCGACCTGACCAAACGCAAGCCCCTGGCTGCCGCACTGTTCGACCGTCTGCACCTGCTGGTCCAAGCCTTTCGCAACATCGTTTTTGCACAAATCAAGATTGCCGCACTCAACACGGCGTTCACCGCCGTTTTCCTTGCCGTGGTGCTGCCGCTGTGCGGGATTCACCTGCCGCTGACCAAAACCCTGATCGTGCTGACCTTCCTGCTCGGCTTACTGCCGGTCATCGGCAACCTGATGTCCAACACCCTGATCACCATCGTCGCGCTGTCGCTGTCGATCTGGGTGGCGGTAGCAGCGTTGGGGTATCTGATCGTGATCCACAAGATCGAGTACTTCCTCAATGCGCGGATCGTCGGCGGGCAGATCAGTGCCAAGTCGTGGGAATTGCTGCTGGCGATGTTGGTGTTCGAGGCTGCGTTTGGGCTACCCGGCGTGGTGGCGGGGCCGATTTATTACGCGTATCTCAAGAGTGAGTTGAAGCTTGGGGGGATGGTTTAGAAGCAGCTTTGAGCTGCAAGCTGCAAGCGGTAAGTAAAAGCGGATTTGCTTTTAACTTGTCGCTTGCAGCTGAAGACTTACCGCTTAAAAGCCATACCGTTTGCTGGCCTCAATCGCCAGACCACTGCCGATACTGCCAAAGATATTCCCTTCCACATGCCGCGCATTCGGCAGCATCGCCGAAATGCTGTGGCGCAGTGCCGGAATCCCGCTGGAACCCCCGGTAAAGAACACCGTGTCCACTTGCGCCACGCTCACCGAAGCATCGTTGAGCAGCTGCGTAACGCTGCCTCGCACACGCTCCAGCAAGCTGTCGATGGATGATTCGAACAGCGCTCGGCTCAGGTCGACACTCAAGCCAGCTTCAATACGGTCCAGCGCCACATGGCGGCTGTCCTCGTGGGTCAGCTGGATCTTGGTTTCCTCCACTTCCATCGCCAACCAGTGCCCGGCGCGCTGTTCAATCAACTTGAACAACCGGTCGATACCGCCGGTGTCTTCGATGTCATAGCGCATGCTGCCCAGGGCCAGCTGGGATTTTTGCGAGTACACCGAGTTGATGGTGTGCCAGGTGGCCAGGTTCATGTGGTGGCTGGTGGGCATGTAGGCGCCGCTCTTCATGCGGCTGCCGTAGCCGAACAGCGGCATCATGCCGTTCAGTGAGAGTTGCTTGTCGAAGTCGGTGCCGCCGATGTGCACGCCGCCGGTGGCGAGGATGTCGCTCTGGCGGTTGTCATTGTGGCGACGGTCCGGCGCCAGGCGCACCAGGGAGAAGTCCGACGTACCGCCGCCGATGTCGACGATCAGTACCAGCTCCTCTTTCTGGATAGTGGACTCGTAGTCGAACGCCGCCGCAATCGGCTCGTACTGGAACGAGATGTCCTTGAAGCCGATCTTGCGCGCCACGTCGACCAGGGTGTTCTCGGCCTCTTGGTCGGCCATGGGGTCGTCATCGACAAAAAACACTGGGCGGCCCAGCACCACTTCTTCGAACTCACGGCCGGCGTTGGCTTCGGCGCGGCTCTTGAGCTGGCCGATGAACAGGGCCAGCAGGTCGGTGAACGGCATGGCCGTGCCCAATACGCTGGTGTCGTGCTTGATCAGCTTGGAACCCAGCAGACTCTTGAGCGAGCGCATCAGCCGGCCTTCATAGTTTTCCAGGTATTCATGCAGCGCCAGGCGACCGTACACCGGGCGGCGCTCCTCGAAGTTGAAGAACACCACCGACGGCAGGGTGATCTTGTCGTCCTCCAGCGCGATGAGCGTCTCCTCGCCGGGGCGGATCCAGCCGACGGTGGAGTTGGACGTGCCGAAGTCGATGCCGCAGGCACGGGCTGGGGATGAGTTTTCCATGACAATCAGGTTCCGGTTGAAAAACGGCCGCGCAGTGTATGCCAGTCGAAGGCGGATGCGTAGGCCGGCTATCTGTAAATACGCCTTGAAAGCGCGGAATTTGCCCCCACATCTGCTGCATACGGCAAGTGCCGATAACACTTTGACGCACCCCCTGGCCACATCACTCAACAAGTGCAATGCAGCGCACGTTGTGCCCCGGGCTGTGCGATCTCGATTAAGGATGGTGAACCGCCGATGGATTTCAAAGACTACTACAAGATATTGGGCGTAGAGCCGACGGCCGACGACAAGGAAATCAAGGCGGCCTATCGCAAGCTCGCACGTAAATATCACCCCGACGTCAGCAAGGAAAAAGACGCCGAAGCCAAGTTCAAGGATGCGTCCGAAGCCTACGAGGCGCTCAAAAGCGCCGACAAGCGCGCCGAATACGACGAGCTGCGCAAATACGGCCAGCATGGCCAACCGTTCCAGGGGCCACCGGGCTGGCAGAGCCGTGGCGGCTTTGGCGGCGGTGGCGGCGAGGATTTTTCGGACTTCTTCAGCTCGATCTTCGGCTCCCGCGGTGATGCTTTCGGTGGTGGCCAGCGCCGTCCAGCCGGGCGCAAGGGCCAGGACGTAGAGATGCAGTTGTCGGTGTTCCTTGAGGAAACGCTGTCCACTGAATCCAAGCAGATCAGCTTCCAGGTGCCGCAGTACGACGCCTCGGGTCGTCACGTGACCAACACCACCAAGAGCCTGAATGTGAAGATCCCCGCCGGCGTGGCCGATGGCGAGCGCATCCGCCTCAAGGGCCAAGGCGCACCGGGCATCGGCGGTGGCGCCAATGGCGACTTGTATCTGATCATCAAGTTTGCGCCGCATCCGAAGTTCGAAGTGGATGGCGAGAATCTGATCATCAACCTGCCGCTGGCGCCATGGGAACTGGCGTTGGGTACGGAGGTGGCGGTGCCGACCCTCACCGGTAAGATCAACCTCAAGGTGCCCGCCGGCAGTCAGAACGGCCAGCGCATGCGCGCCAAGGGCCATGGTTTGCTGAACAAGAGCGGACAGCGCGGTTATCTGTTTATCCAGCTCAAGGCGATGATGCCTAAAACGGCCGATGATGAAACCATCGCGCTGTGGCAGGCGCTGGCGAAAAAAGCCGCGTTCAACCCTCGGGAGAATTTCTGAGGCATCGGGCACCGCGCTAACTATCTAGCGCGGGTCGTTCCATCGGGCATGGTGTGCTGACGCTCCCAATCAAAGGAGCGGCACCATGCCCGAAACCATCCCTTCCACGTCGCAGTCACGTCCGCCAATTTCGCGCAGCTTGCATGGCGTGTTCATTGAGCAATCGATTCCCGACTGGCTGATCAACGCCACGCCCGAACGCCTGGCCGCCTTCAAGGCCGCCCCCGCGCAACCGCCGCTCTGGTATCGCCAGGCAACCCCTGCCCAGCGCCAGGCCTTGCACACGCAAACCATCGCCAGCTTCACCGCGCAAATAAGCCTGGATAAAGCCATGGCCGGCCTGCAAGGAGTGGATCAATTCGTCGAGCCACTGCTGGTCCAGGCCCTGAAGGATCAATTCAACGTCACTCTCGACGTCAACAACACGTTCTTGCAACTCAGGCAGGCGGTGGAAGTCGGCATCCTCGGTATCGATGTTGCCAGCTACGACGTGCTTAAGCTGCCGCTGTTGCAGGCCGCGCTGCATAACTTCGAGGCGTCGGAGTCTGAGTCAGGCGCCTTCCATGAAACATCAGGATTTATCGAAAAGGACAGCATCACTGGCCTGTTCAAGCCCGTCGCCACAACGTTGACTGTCGCGCAGTTCACCGGCCTGTGTCGCAGCCTGGATGTCGGCGCCAAGTATCAGGTTTACCTCAAAGACTACGTGCACCCTAAAGATGGCCTGGCCGGACAGGTGCTGCGTGAGAAGTTCACCACGGCGCAGAAAGCGGCGCTGCGTGTCGCGGCAGAGATGGCGCTGCTGAAAAAAGACATCGAGCCTGATGACTATCGCATGATTCTTTCAGTGATCGCGGGCGAGCAATTCCCGCGCCTGGGTGGCAAGCCTGTGTGGTTTCGAGACCTGAGCCTGATGAAACACCGCATGACCGGCTGTGTGATCTTTGTGATCAGCGAAAAATATCGCTACACCGATGAAGTGATTGTCTACATTCCCCACGATCCCTATTCGCCCCTCAAACGCTATACCGCCGCGGCCATGGACCGTGCATTCAAGCAGCGTTTTACCGAACGCGACGCCCGCGCCCCCAATGACGGCAACCCCACGCCGTACCAGAGGTTTTTCAGCCAGTTCGTAGACTATGCCGATCTCCCGGATTATTTCAGCCAGCTCACCGAGGCGGTACCGGACGCTTCGTTTGCGCGCAACGCAGCGGGGTATGCGCCGTTGCTCAATGAATTCGCCAATGGCTTCAACCCATTTTCTATTTTTACCGAAATCCGCCACTTGCCACCCGGACCACCCCCTGCCCGAAAGGCCAACCCCGATCCCTTCCTTGCCCCTACCGCCTGGCCGCGTGCCGGCCATGGTCTGTGGGTGGAAAACATCGAGTTGTGGGGGTACTTGTTCGATCAGCAACGCGCCAAGCTGATCGCCGATGCGCGTGCCCACGCGGTGCCCACTGCAGACGTGGATGCGCGGGTACGCTCGGAAAAGCTCGCACGCCTGCTCAATCTCGGCATGTTGCTGCTCACCACGGTATCGATGTTCGTACCGGGGCTGGGGGAGTTGATG
This window harbors:
- a CDS encoding DnaJ C-terminal domain-containing protein; its protein translation is MDFKDYYKILGVEPTADDKEIKAAYRKLARKYHPDVSKEKDAEAKFKDASEAYEALKSADKRAEYDELRKYGQHGQPFQGPPGWQSRGGFGGGGGEDFSDFFSSIFGSRGDAFGGGQRRPAGRKGQDVEMQLSVFLEETLSTESKQISFQVPQYDASGRHVTNTTKSLNVKIPAGVADGERIRLKGQGAPGIGGGANGDLYLIIKFAPHPKFEVDGENLIINLPLAPWELALGTEVAVPTLTGKINLKVPAGSQNGQRMRAKGHGLLNKSGQRGYLFIQLKAMMPKTADDETIALWQALAKKAAFNPRENF
- a CDS encoding DMT family transporter translates to MQYTYPLLAIFIWAGNTVVNKLAVGALFPAEIGFYRWLLAALLFTPFMIKAVIANWALIRPNLGKVFILGVLGMAVYQSLAYYAASLTSATNMGIILSLMPLMALTAAIISLGQRLTYGALTGAVLSFAGVVVVVCAGSLDALLQHGVNRGDGMMLVATLAYAVYSTLLKKWQLRLPPLVLLYLQVLVAVMVLFPLFLFSAKAGLGWANIPLVLYACLLASMVAPLAWMHSVKTLGPSRTTLFFNLLPLITALIAAVVLKEELALYHLVGGLLTLGGVILSERWTTPVR
- a CDS encoding AI-2E family transporter yields the protein MPTFSQRHVILLASYIIIFGGLLLVLPLKLLPSLLAGLLVFELVNMLTPQLQRLIEGRRARWLAVALLGTLIVSVLTLIFAGAISFLLHEAENPGASLDKFMGVVDRARGQLPPFLDAYLPASAAEFRVAIGDWLSKHLSELQLVGKDAAHMFVTLLIGMVLGAIIALQRVPDLTKRKPLAAALFDRLHLLVQAFRNIVFAQIKIAALNTAFTAVFLAVVLPLCGIHLPLTKTLIVLTFLLGLLPVIGNLMSNTLITIVALSLSIWVAVAALGYLIVIHKIEYFLNARIVGGQISAKSWELLLAMLVFEAAFGLPGVVAGPIYYAYLKSELKLGGMV
- a CDS encoding Hsp70 family protein; the encoded protein is MENSSPARACGIDFGTSNSTVGWIRPGEETLIALEDDKITLPSVVFFNFEERRPVYGRLALHEYLENYEGRLMRSLKSLLGSKLIKHDTSVLGTAMPFTDLLALFIGQLKSRAEANAGREFEEVVLGRPVFFVDDDPMADQEAENTLVDVARKIGFKDISFQYEPIAAAFDYESTIQKEELVLIVDIGGGTSDFSLVRLAPDRRHNDNRQSDILATGGVHIGGTDFDKQLSLNGMMPLFGYGSRMKSGAYMPTSHHMNLATWHTINSVYSQKSQLALGSMRYDIEDTGGIDRLFKLIEQRAGHWLAMEVEETKIQLTHEDSRHVALDRIEAGLSVDLSRALFESSIDSLLERVRGSVTQLLNDASVSVAQVDTVFFTGGSSGIPALRHSISAMLPNARHVEGNIFGSIGSGLAIEASKRYGF
- a CDS encoding ferritin-like domain-containing protein, with amino-acid sequence MTEANLTDVATLRNRARQNVENGAVTEGYDADREEIIRLLNASLATELVCVLRYKRHYFMASGIKASVAAEEFLEHATQEAEHADKLAERIVQLGGEPEFNPDLLSKNSHAQYVAGNNLKEMVYEDLVAERIAVDSYREIIQYIGDKDPTTRRLFEEILAQEEEHADDMADILESL
- a CDS encoding esterase/lipase family protein, producing the protein MPQSLATRYPLVLVPGMLGFVRLGWFPYWYGIIPALQAGGAQVFPVQVAPLDSSEVRGEQLLVQIERIRRETGADKVNLIGHSQGSLTARYAAAKRPEWVASVTSVAGPNHGSELADHIHLSYPADGVKGRIMSALFHLVAGVMGMLETGYRGPRFKMDLQASHHSLTSAGVALFNQRYPQGLPQTWGGQGAEEVNGVRYYSWSGTLQPGITDRGRNLFDGTNRSCRLFARSFVREKGQCDGMVGRYSSHLGLVIGDDYALDHFDIVNQSLGLVGKGAEPIRLFVEHARRLKEAGV
- a CDS encoding AsmA family protein; the encoded protein is MTRTRKIVAWSCASFVLLIAVVVLVLVFFDWNRIKPPLNAKVSEELHRPFAINGNLAVVWAREPDEGGWRAWVPWPHVIAEDLTLGNPDWSKTPQMVTLKKVELRISPLALLVQRVVIPRIDLTEPSAQLQRLADGRANWTFKFDPKDPNAEPSSWVVDIGAIGFDKGHVTLDDQTLKTQLDVIIDPLGKPIPFGEIVGDADAKKALEKGSAPQDYAFGLKVKGQYHGQKLDGSGKIGGLLALQDAAKPFPLQAQVKIADTRIALAGTLTDPLNLGALDLRLKLAGSSLGNLYPLTGVTLPDSPPYSTDGHLIAKLHEASGASFRYENFNGKIGNSDIHGDLAYVASQPRPKLSGALVSNQLLMTDLAPLIGADSNAKQKARGGDSKQPATKVLPVEEFRTERWRVMDADVEFTGKRIVHSADLPFTDLYTHLVLNDGELSLEPLRFGVAGGKLDAQIRLNGRIMPMEGRAKLTARNFKLKQLFPTFEPMKTSFGELNGDADISGRGNSVAALLGTSNGDLKMLINDGAISRGLMEIAGLNVGNYVVGRLFGDKEVKINCAAADFGIKTGLATTRLFVFDTENAIIYIDGTANMATEQLDLTITPESKGFRLFSLRSPLYVKGPFIKPNAGVKAIPLALRGAGMVALGVIAGPAAGLLALVAPSGGEPNECAPLLQQMKEGKAPKTVKG
- a CDS encoding AraC family transcriptional regulator codes for the protein MAKHNVRLPDFTRLPSPVYFRYSDFAPDTECTPHQHFWGSLDYSASGVMRMEVAGNRFMSPPQYAVWVPPHTEHSSYNAEAIVYHSVGLAPELCEQLPQQPCTLAISDILKAILSDFALRDVNMPQTDADIRLAQVLVDQLKQAPIHECFLPYARHPGLLGVLEGMQADPADNRALAHWAEQVHVSERTLARLFVRELGMSFGEWRQRLRYLAAIEALDSERSVQHVAFDLGYSTASAFIAMFQRQAGCTPEQYRRTHLRGR
- a CDS encoding PsiF family protein, with product MKMLRIPLLMMGLLLCSQGFAATAQQNKMTTCNAEATTKTLKGDERKAFMKTCLSAPAANDAKTLTPQQQKMKDCNASAKTKALTGDARKTFMSTCLKG